The genomic segment ATTTCACTTATTAAAGATACTTCTAATCCTTTTTCGAGCATTTTTATGGCATCTTCAATCTTTCCTTCAATCTTTCCTTCAATCTTTCCTTTTTTATGTCCTTTTATTTCTCCTTTTATCTCTCCTTTTTCGAAATATGTATTTTTTATGTTAAATATATCTCGGTAAGCATTTACACTTGCTTCGTATTGTTTGTATTCA from the Bacteroidota bacterium genome contains:
- a CDS encoding PD-(D/E)XK nuclease family transposase produces the protein TRFDKWMFVLKNLPKLEKIPVELKEKIFLRLFETAEIAKLKPDEYKQYEASVNAYRDIFNIKNTYFEKGEIKGEIKGHKKGKIEGKIEGKIEDAIKMLEKGLEVSLISEITGLTEDKIKNLSNEIVD